The Deltaproteobacteria bacterium genome window below encodes:
- a CDS encoding tetratricopeptide repeat protein, whose translation MSRAALAVAVVVASIVPPPAAQADERPDRATARARAHFERGEALFALGRFREALAEYEAAFEAKPLPQFLFNVAQCHRNLGNLDDAIFTYRKYLKLAPNAPNRAAVEALIRDLERRRRRQRRLRDGRRLAEPATAPAPPARTARRTSRWWYVAGGVAVVALGLGAYAVARSDDGGGIPPSDLGNLDFPK comes from the coding sequence ATGTCTCGCGCCGCGCTCGCCGTCGCCGTCGTCGTCGCCTCGATCGTCCCGCCGCCCGCGGCACAGGCGGACGAGCGCCCGGACCGGGCCACCGCGCGGGCGCGGGCGCACTTCGAACGCGGCGAGGCGCTGTTTGCCCTCGGCCGGTTCCGCGAGGCGCTCGCCGAGTACGAGGCCGCCTTCGAGGCCAAGCCGCTGCCGCAGTTCTTGTTCAACGTCGCGCAGTGCCATCGCAACCTCGGCAACCTCGACGACGCGATCTTCACGTACCGCAAGTACCTCAAGCTCGCGCCGAACGCGCCCAACCGCGCCGCGGTCGAAGCGCTGATCCGCGATCTCGAGCGCCGGCGACGACGACAGCGCCGGCTCCGCGACGGCCGGCGACTCGCGGAACCGGCCACGGCCCCCGCGCCGCCGGCGCGAACGGCACGGCGCACGAGCCGCTGGTGGTACGTCGCGGGCGGCGTCGCGGTCGTCGCCCTCGGCCTCGGCGCCTACGCTGTCGCCCGCAGCGACGACGGCGGCGGCATTCCCCCGTCGGACCTGGGCAATCTGGACTTCCCCAAATGA